The DNA window GCCACGACGCGGGAGCCGCGTGCGATGGTCGAGCGGCCGGGTGGCAGTGCGGCGGGGTCGGCGCGGCGGACGACGTCGGGGGCCAGCACTTCGAGCAGTGCGGTCAGGTCGCCGCCGCGGGAGGCGGCGAGGAAGGCGTCGATGACGAGCCGGTGCTGGGCGAGATCAGCCGCCGGGATCGAGGAGGTGCCGCGCACCCGCGCCCGCGCGCGGCTGGCGAGCTTCTTCGTGGTGACCGGCGAGCGGTCCACGATCGGGGCGATCCGGTCGAACGGCACCGCGAACAGGTCGTGCAGGACGAACGCGACCCGTTCGTCGGGGCCGAGCGCGTCCAGCACGACGAGCAGCGCGCGGCCGACCGAGTCGGCCATCACCACTTCTTCTTCGGGGCCCGGACCGTCCTCGAAGGACTCGAAGGACTCGACCGGGGCGCCGAGATCTTCGCGGCGCGACTTGCGCGAGCGCAGCATGTCCAGGCACACCCGGGAAACGACCGTGCGCAGCCACGCCGCCATGCTCTCGACCTCGCGCACATCGGTGCGGCTGAGCCGCAGCCAGGCCTCCTGCACCGCGTCGTCGGCCTCACCGAGCGAGCCGAGCATCCGGTACGCGACCGCCCTCAGCTGCGCGCGGTGCTCCTCGAACCGCGCCGCCAGTTCCTCGTGCTCCTCCACCGGTCACCTTTCCTCGACACGATCCGTCTGCTTCATGAGGGCACATGAACGCGAACGAAGGGGAAGAACCGAATGCGCCACAGCGTAACCGAGTCGTTGCTGCACCTCGACTCCAGCGCCGATCTCACTCGTGACTCGGTGACGAGGCAGCTCACCGCGTCCTTCGCGGACGCCTGGCGCGGCCGGGAAAACCGGTACCGCTACCGGGACGTGGCCGCCGAGCCCGTCCCGCTGGTGACCCCCGCCTACGCCACGCTCGGGCGGCGGGTGGAACGCCACGGCGTGCTCCCGCTGGACAAGATCGCCGCGCTGGCCGAAACCGGGGCCGAGGAGCGGGAATGGGCGCTGACGCTGCCCCTGATCGAGGAGGTGCTCGCCGCGGACGCGCTCCTGCTCGGCGTCCCGATGTACAACTTCTCGGTGCCCGCCTCGTTGAAGGCGTGGATCGACCGCGTGAGCTTCCCCGGTGCCTTCACCGACCCCGACACCGGCGAAAGCCTGCTGCGGGACACCAAGGTGGTGCTGGTCCTCGCGCGCGGCGGCGGTTACGGGCCCGGCACTCCCCGTCACGGGTGCGACTTCCAAACCCCTTATCTGCGAGCGCATTTCGGCAAGCTCGGAGTGTCCGAAGTGAACTTGTCCACTGTGGAGGCCGAGTTGACCAGGGCTGGCGACATTCCCGCACTGGCCGGTCTCGAAGACCTGGCGGCGGAATCGCTCGCGAACGCCCGCGCCGCGGTGGCGGAACTCGCTACGGGCTGATTCCGGCGACGACCATCCGCAGCAGCCGGTCCGCTTCGGCGGCCGGGTCGGCATGGCCCTCGGTGGCCAGCACGATGCCCGCGACCAGCGTGACCAGATCCGCCACGGTCACGCCCGGCGCCACGGCGCCGATTCGCGCGGCGCGCCGCAACAGCGGTTCACCTGAATCCGCCAGCTTCGCCGAACAGATCTTCGCGTGCGACGTGTAGTCCTCGCTGTCGGAGGAAAGCACGGTGGCGAATCCGCGCGCGGAGGCCGCGTAGGCGGTGAGATCGCTCAGCCATTCCAGGAACGCGGCGCGCGGATCGGCCGCGTCGGCCAGTTCGCGGCCGCGTTCGCACAACGCCTCGATCCGCTTCGCGAAGACGGCTTCCAGCATCGCGCGCCTGCCGGGGAAGTGCCGCCGCACGGTGGCCGAGCCGACGCCCGCCGTGCGGGCGATCTGCTCCAGCGAGGCGTCGGCGCCGTGCGCGGCGACCTCCTGTTCGGCCACGGCGAGGATGCGCGCGTAGTTCTGCCTCGCGTCGGCGCGCTGTGCGGCCACGGCGTCACCTCCGGGTTTGCTAAGTGGCGGGCCCCTCCATATAGTAGCGGAGGACTAAGTGGCGGGCCCCGCCACTTAGCGAACCGGCTACCTCCGAGGAGCACTCATGTCCCCCATCCTGGTCACCGGTGCCACCGGCAAGCAGGGCGGCGCCACCGCGCGCGCCCTGCTCGACGCCGGTTTCCCCGTCCGCGCGCTCGTCCGGAACCCGGACACCGACCGCGCCCGCGCCATCGCCGCGCTCGGCGCCGAACTAGTCACCGGCAACCTGCGCGACCGCGACTCCGTGCTGCGCGCGGCCGAGGGCGTGCGCGCCGTGTTCTCGATCCAGATGCCCGAGCTGACCGACGCGCGGGGCGACGACGAATGGGTCCAGGCGAGCACCCTGATCGACGCCGCGCGCGACGCCGGGGTCGGTCAGTTCGTGCACACCTCGGTGTCCGGTGCGGGACAGCACCGGACGGCCCTCACCGACAAGACGACCTCGATGTGGCATTCGATGGAAACGAAGGCCGCCATCCAGGATCGCGTCCGTGAAACGGGCTTTCCACAGTGGACGATCCTGAAGCCCGGCTTCTTCATGGAGAACTTCCTCCCACCGTCCTTTGTGCTCCCGAACGGCCCCGAAGGCGGGCTGGTGACCGTCATCAAGCCCGGCACCGAAGTCCCCCTCGTCGCGGTCGCCGACATCGGTGCCGCCGCGGCCGCCGCCTTCGCCGACCCGGCGCGCTTCCACACCGTCGAACTGGAACTGGCGGGTGAGCGGCTGACGATGACCGGGATCGCCAAGATCCTCTCGACGGTCTACGGCACCGAGCTGACCGCCCCGGTGCTGACCACGGCCGAAGCGATCGCCGCCGGGGCACCCGATTTCGGCCACGACGGGCTGAACGAGTTCGACCAGCCCGGACGTCCCGAGGACGCGCGAGCATTCGACATCCCGCTCACCGGTTTCGCGCGGTGGGCGAACGAGCACCTCCGCTAGCCGGTCAGCAGCGAGCGCAGCGGGACGGCGATCTCCTCGACGGTCCGGCCATCCGTGTCGACGACCAGGTCTGCCGGTGCCGCCACCTTGTCGTCGGCGAGCGAGATTTCCCTTGCACGGGAACGGAGTTCGTCCTCCGGCACGCCGACGAGGTCGTCGCCGGGGAGGGGCGGGCCTTCCCCGCGCCCGCGCGCCAGTATCCGTTCGGTCAGCTCGGCGGCCCCGGCGCGCAGGCGGCACACGGTGAAGTTCCCGCCGGGAACCGCCCGCACGTACCGGTCCAGGTCCGCGGGATCGTCGACGTCACCGACGAGGACGAGGTACTCGGCGCCCTCGGCCCGAAAAGTCCGCCACAGCGCGGCGAGGTTGCGTGCCTTCAGCCGGTGGCCCGATTCCGGCCGCGCGAAACCGAGCTGGTCGAGGTCCGCGTAGGCCACGGTCGTCCCCGCACCGGCGATCCCGGCGAACACGGCCCAGCCGACGGACGACTTGCCCACCCCGGTCGGGCCGGTCACCCACAGCACATCCACTGTGGACTCAGCGGGAGCAGTGGGGTCCACAGTGGACTCCAGGACGCGCCGGGGAACGGTGATCGACTCGCGGACCCGGCGCGCCACCTCGGGCACGGACCGGCCGTCCGTACCGACCACCACGTCGGCGAACCCGGTGCGATCCAGTTCGGCCGACACCGCCACCGCCGCGTCCACCAGGTGCGGGAGCCAGCCGCGGCCGAGGAAACGCTTGCGCAGTTCGTCCTCTCCCGCGGTCAACCGGCACAACGTCACGTCGGCGCCGGGCAGCAACGAGGTGTACGAGCGGGCCGTTTCGGCCGAGTCCAGCATCCCGCAGACGATCAGGCAGTCCGCGACCTCGGCGTAGTTCGGCCACATCCCGGCGAGGTTGCGCGCCTTGACGCCGTGGTCACCGGCCAGCTCCGGGGTCGGCAGGCACAACCCGATCTGGTCCGTGTCGAGCACGGCGGCGCGCACCCCGGACGCGGACAGCGAACGGAAAACCTCCCACGCCACCGACGTCTTGCCCACCCCTGGCGGGCCGTACAACCACAGCACCGGCATGTCGTCCACGGCGGCAGGCTAACGAAGAAAGCGCGCCGTGCCGAACGAATTACCGGGCGGTGTCCAAGGCGTACCGGACGGCGTCCGCCCTGGAGTGGAAATCCGCCTTGGCGAACAGGTTGTTGATGTGCGTCTTCACCGTCGCCTCGCTGATCACGAGCCGGGCGGCGATCTCGGGGTTGCGCAGCCCTTCGCCGATGAGCCCGAGGATTTCCCGTTCCCGCGCGGTGAAGCCGAATTCTTCCCGTGCGCGGCGCGGCTCCCGCGTCGCCAATGCGAGCAGGCGCTGCTGCACCTCGGGCGCGAGCACGGATTGGCCGGAGCCCGCGGCGCGGACGGCCTGCTCGATCTTGGCGCGGTCCGCTTCCTTCGTGAGGTAACCGCTCGCGCCCGCGCGCAACGCCGCGAGGATGGACTCGTCGTCCTCAAACGTGGTCAGCACGAGGACCTGGACACCGGGATGGGTGGCGCGGATGCGTTCGGTGGCCTCGACCCCGCCCAGCACCGGCATGTTCAGGTCCATCAGCACCACGTCCGGCCCGTGCTCGGCGACCACCGCGATCGCTTCTTCGCCGTTGGTGGCGGTGCCGATCACGTCGATGCCGTCGGCGAGGTCGAGCATCACCGCCAGCGCTTCGCGAATGGACGCCTGGTCGTCCACGACCACCAGTGACGTCATCGGGGCACCTCCACGTCCACCCGCCAGCCGCCGTCAGCGGGCCCTGCCCGCAGCGACCCGCCCAGCAGCGCGACCCGTTCGCGCATTCCCACCAATCCCATTCCGCCGCCTGGCCCGGCGGGCGCGCCGCCCGGTCCGTTGACGACCGTGAGCGACACCGTGCCTCCGGTGAATCCGAGCGTGATCGAGCGGTCCGATCCCGGAGCGTACTTGGCGGCGTTGGTCAGCGCCTCCTGCGCCGCGCGCACGATCGCGTGCGCGGTTTCGGTCGGCACCGGGCCCGGCTCACCGGTCACCTCGAACGCGACGGATTCCCCCGCGGCCATGAGTTCGAGCGTCTTCTCCAGCGGCAGCGTGTCCTCGCGCAGCGCGTGCACGGCGTGCCGGGTTTCGGTGATGCTGTCCACCGCGAGCGCCCGCGCGCGGCGGATCGCGCGGTTCGCTTCCTCGGTCCTTCCCTTGCCCTGCAACGCATCCGCCATGTCGAGCTGCATCGCGATACCGGAAAGGGAATGGCCGAGCACGTCGTGGATCTCGCGCGCGATCCGGCTCCGCTCCACCAGTGCGGCCTCGCGCGCTTCGGACCGGCCCGCCCGTTCCGCCTCGGCCGCGGCGCGCTCGGCGTTGCTCAGCGCTTCCGCCCGCTCCCGCCGGGAGATCCCGGCGTAAACCGGCCCGGCGACCGACAGCGCCGCCCACCATGGCCAGGTGCGGGGCGTCGGGTGCACCTGGCCGACAATCCAGACGGACGCGGCCGCGGTGACCCCGCCGAGCGCGGCGACCCAGATCGCCGCGCCCCGGTCGAGCCGCTTCCCCGCGACCATCGAAGCGACGAAGGCGAGCGCCGGGGCGAGGGTCGCCTGCGCGAGCGGGAGCAGCACCGCGGTGGACACCGAGTAGGTGACGGCGAGGGTGATCCGCAGCCACCGGGGAAAGCCGTCCCACGAAAAGAAGGACACCAGCGCGCACGACGCGACCACGAGGAACAGCGCGATCGACAGCCACGGCACGACCAGCTCGGCGGAAAAGTACTGCACCACCGTCACCACCAGGACGGCGGCCGGTACGAACGGGACCACCAGATCGTCGGTGAACCGCTTCCGTGCCGTCATCGCGCGCTCCTGATCAGTCCCGGTGGTGCCCACGGTAGTCAGCGACCGGCGATGCGGTCCTGCAGGCTGTCCAGCAGCGGCGAGGTGCGGTTCGGCGCGCCGTCCTTGCCCTTCTCCCAGATCACCTGGTGCCCGCCGCGCATCGCCTTCGCCAGCGCGACGACGCCTTCCACCAGCATGCCCAGCCCGATCGTGAGCATCGTGGTGGTGCCGAGCGCGGACGCCGCGCCCTTGTCGAACACGCCGAGCAGCAGCGTGGCGCCGAACTTCACCGCCACGTTGAGCACCCACAGCACGAGGGTGACCCAGGTGTAGCGCATGAACACCACGCCGTCCTGCCGGTACACCCTGATGCTCGCGCCCCGCAGCGCGCCGAGGCCGATGCTCAGCAGGGCCGTCACCACCAGGAAGAGCACCGCGGTCCCGGCGACCCCGTCCAGGTTGACGAGCCCGATCACGGTCAGCACCGCGGGCAGGATCAGCATGCGCTTGGCTTCCGCCGGTTCCCCCATGAACCGTCGCAACAGGACATACCCGATCGCCGCGATGATCAGGACTATCTGGACGGGCCCGCTCATGGTGTCGCCTCCGCTCACCTCGACTTTTGACGCTTC is part of the Amycolatopsis sp. CA-230715 genome and encodes:
- a CDS encoding adenylyl-sulfate kinase; translation: MPVLWLYGPPGVGKTSVAWEVFRSLSASGVRAAVLDTDQIGLCLPTPELAGDHGVKARNLAGMWPNYAEVADCLIVCGMLDSAETARSYTSLLPGADVTLCRLTAGEDELRKRFLGRGWLPHLVDAAVAVSAELDRTGFADVVVGTDGRSVPEVARRVRESITVPRRVLESTVDPTAPAESTVDVLWVTGPTGVGKSSVGWAVFAGIAGAGTTVAYADLDQLGFARPESGHRLKARNLAALWRTFRAEGAEYLVLVGDVDDPADLDRYVRAVPGGNFTVCRLRAGAAELTERILARGRGEGPPLPGDDLVGVPEDELRSRAREISLADDKVAAPADLVVDTDGRTVEEIAVPLRSLLTG
- a CDS encoding response regulator; the protein is MTSLVVVDDQASIREALAVMLDLADGIDVIGTATNGEEAIAVVAEHGPDVVLMDLNMPVLGGVEATERIRATHPGVQVLVLTTFEDDESILAALRAGASGYLTKEADRAKIEQAVRAAGSGQSVLAPEVQQRLLALATREPRRAREEFGFTAREREILGLIGEGLRNPEIAARLVISEATVKTHINNLFAKADFHSRADAVRYALDTAR
- a CDS encoding sensor histidine kinase: MTARKRFTDDLVVPFVPAAVLVVTVVQYFSAELVVPWLSIALFLVVASCALVSFFSWDGFPRWLRITLAVTYSVSTAVLLPLAQATLAPALAFVASMVAGKRLDRGAAIWVAALGGVTAAASVWIVGQVHPTPRTWPWWAALSVAGPVYAGISRRERAEALSNAERAAAEAERAGRSEAREAALVERSRIAREIHDVLGHSLSGIAMQLDMADALQGKGRTEEANRAIRRARALAVDSITETRHAVHALREDTLPLEKTLELMAAGESVAFEVTGEPGPVPTETAHAIVRAAQEALTNAAKYAPGSDRSITLGFTGGTVSLTVVNGPGGAPAGPGGGMGLVGMRERVALLGGSLRAGPADGGWRVDVEVPR
- a CDS encoding TetR/AcrR family transcriptional regulator, which codes for MAAQRADARQNYARILAVAEQEVAAHGADASLEQIARTAGVGSATVRRHFPGRRAMLEAVFAKRIEALCERGRELADAADPRAAFLEWLSDLTAYAASARGFATVLSSDSEDYTSHAKICSAKLADSGEPLLRRAARIGAVAPGVTVADLVTLVAGIVLATEGHADPAAEADRLLRMVVAGISP
- a CDS encoding DUF1453 domain-containing protein, which translates into the protein MSGPVQIVLIIAAIGYVLLRRFMGEPAEAKRMLILPAVLTVIGLVNLDGVAGTAVLFLVVTALLSIGLGALRGASIRVYRQDGVVFMRYTWVTLVLWVLNVAVKFGATLLLGVFDKGAASALGTTTMLTIGLGMLVEGVVALAKAMRGGHQVIWEKGKDGAPNRTSPLLDSLQDRIAGR
- a CDS encoding NmrA family NAD(P)-binding protein, whose amino-acid sequence is MSPILVTGATGKQGGATARALLDAGFPVRALVRNPDTDRARAIAALGAELVTGNLRDRDSVLRAAEGVRAVFSIQMPELTDARGDDEWVQASTLIDAARDAGVGQFVHTSVSGAGQHRTALTDKTTSMWHSMETKAAIQDRVRETGFPQWTILKPGFFMENFLPPSFVLPNGPEGGLVTVIKPGTEVPLVAVADIGAAAAAAFADPARFHTVELELAGERLTMTGIAKILSTVYGTELTAPVLTTAEAIAAGAPDFGHDGLNEFDQPGRPEDARAFDIPLTGFARWANEHLR
- a CDS encoding sigma-70 family RNA polymerase sigma factor: MEEHEELAARFEEHRAQLRAVAYRMLGSLGEADDAVQEAWLRLSRTDVREVESMAAWLRTVVSRVCLDMLRSRKSRREDLGAPVESFESFEDGPGPEEEVVMADSVGRALLVVLDALGPDERVAFVLHDLFAVPFDRIAPIVDRSPVTTKKLASRARARVRGTSSIPAADLAQHRLVIDAFLAASRGGDLTALLEVLAPDVVRRADPAALPPGRSTIARGSRVVAEETVGFGRRSRFAETALVNGSVGVVVAPAGRLALALTVTVEGNRITAYEVIASPERLRDLDIAVLPD
- a CDS encoding FMN-dependent NADH-azoreductase; translation: MRHSVTESLLHLDSSADLTRDSVTRQLTASFADAWRGRENRYRYRDVAAEPVPLVTPAYATLGRRVERHGVLPLDKIAALAETGAEEREWALTLPLIEEVLAADALLLGVPMYNFSVPASLKAWIDRVSFPGAFTDPDTGESLLRDTKVVLVLARGGGYGPGTPRHGCDFQTPYLRAHFGKLGVSEVNLSTVEAELTRAGDIPALAGLEDLAAESLANARAAVAELATG